A stretch of Cellulosilyticum sp. I15G10I2 DNA encodes these proteins:
- a CDS encoding amino acid ABC transporter permease, whose amino-acid sequence MNGPFSLLKWKALFLDWSIFKDGLLTTLSVSITALLLALLLGTIFGIFSTSKSSFLKTISRSYVELIQNTPLLIQIFFWYNGLPYIGIVLPVFIIGFLGLGIYQGAYVAEVVKSGINSIPKGQMEAAYSQGFTYWEAMFFIILPQARRIILPPLTNVSVNLIKNSSVLAIIAGGDLMYHADSWSSGNLYWGPAYVATGVLYFCLCYPLTRLAKRLELASKENSKSRTSKSCTKEYVLVGEER is encoded by the coding sequence ATGAATGGTCCTTTTTCACTCTTAAAGTGGAAAGCTCTATTTTTGGATTGGTCTATCTTTAAAGATGGATTACTTACTACATTAAGTGTTTCTATAACAGCGCTGCTATTAGCGCTGTTATTAGGGACTATTTTTGGTATTTTTTCTACTTCAAAAAGTAGTTTTTTGAAAACAATAAGTAGGAGCTATGTAGAGCTTATCCAAAATACACCTTTGCTTATTCAGATCTTCTTTTGGTACAATGGACTCCCTTATATAGGTATTGTATTGCCAGTATTTATTATAGGTTTCTTAGGATTAGGTATTTATCAAGGAGCCTATGTTGCAGAAGTTGTTAAATCAGGGATTAATTCTATTCCTAAAGGTCAGATGGAAGCAGCATATTCTCAAGGTTTTACTTATTGGGAAGCCATGTTTTTTATTATCTTGCCACAGGCAAGACGGATTATCTTGCCACCTTTAACTAATGTTTCTGTCAATTTGATTAAAAATTCCTCTGTACTTGCAATTATTGCAGGAGGCGACCTGATGTATCATGCGGATTCGTGGTCAAGCGGTAATCTTTATTGGGGGCCAGCTTATGTAGCAACAGGTGTCTTGTATTTTTGCCTATGTTATCCTCTAACCCGATTAGCTAAACGATTAGAACTGGCTAGTAAAGAAAATTCCAAAAGTCGCACAAGTAAGTCGTGCACAAAAGAATATGTGTTAGTAGGAGAGGAGAGATAA
- a CDS encoding amino acid ABC transporter permease, translating to MRSILTPVNIKFLLNGLGLTLYIAVITIVLSLALGVVLAVMRNSSIKVLNKISVIYIELFRNTPLLLWILAMRFLVRIGAVNSGILALTLFTASIIAEIVRGGLNSIKVGQYEAAYSQGFSEVQVLAHIILPQAIRNMMPSLLSQFVTVIKDTSFLWATGIEELTGRGMILMGSFVTSDQVFMLFIILSLTYFVINFILSSIIRSQQFKFATS from the coding sequence ATGCGTAGTATTTTAACACCTGTAAATATAAAATTCCTGCTAAATGGCCTTGGTTTAACACTTTATATTGCGGTTATAACCATTGTATTAAGTTTAGCACTGGGGGTTGTTTTAGCAGTTATGAGAAATAGTTCTATTAAAGTTTTAAATAAAATCAGTGTTATCTATATAGAACTTTTTAGAAATACCCCTTTACTCTTATGGATACTCGCTATGCGATTTTTAGTACGTATTGGAGCCGTAAACAGCGGCATATTGGCATTGACACTTTTTACAGCTTCTATTATAGCGGAAATTGTAAGAGGAGGACTTAATTCTATAAAGGTAGGTCAGTATGAAGCAGCTTATTCTCAGGGCTTTAGTGAAGTGCAGGTATTGGCACATATTATACTGCCGCAGGCTATCCGAAATATGATGCCATCTCTGCTTTCACAGTTTGTAACAGTTATCAAAGACACTTCTTTTCTTTGGGCAACAGGTATTGAGGAGCTCACCGGCAGAGGGATGATCCTTATGGGAAGTTTTGTAACATCTGATCAAGTATTCATGCTTTTTATTATTTTAAGTCTTACTTATTTTGTGATTAATTTTATTTTATCAAGTATTATTAGATCTCAGCAATTTAAGTTTGCAACGTCATGA
- a CDS encoding phytoene desaturase family protein: protein MDCRYHKEAIDMKKVVVIGAGIAGLSAGIYALQSGFDVTILEQHTIPGGNCTSWKRNGYLFEGGLHWLTGSSQNTPLHQVWLNIGALTDDTAIHLKDILYTYYYNGQEVYLYRDLDKLEKHWSTLSPEDAPAVQSLCRDIKLFGKVGMPVQDIKGVKVQIKNKMSLSMLFTLIPLFSKLRKYESLSVRELSEKFKHPAIRTLLQNIVGENLTASALLFTLGCFSSGDGGYVEGGSLRMALNIAKRFTDLGGNIQYTSRAEKVILAEGKAVGVLTKGQIIPADAVIVATDTVRAIDNLFDTPLHEPWMDQMRSNVKFMADTFICLGVEADLSNLPENMLFSLEQPLSIAGQKHSIFALHNYAAYEGYAPKDCSALTTIFMGDTYSYWKTQKENGTYETEKQKVAEEVIRLLEQKLPQTAGKVSVVNVATPLTYERYCDTYHGSWMTLMEKGDKMTTYPSVSESIHNLYFAGQRIQTPGGLPVAAHTGRKAIQYLCKDTNTVFQGQL from the coding sequence TTGGATTGTCGATATCATAAGGAGGCGATAGATATGAAAAAAGTTGTTGTTATCGGTGCCGGCATTGCCGGACTATCAGCAGGCATTTATGCACTGCAAAGCGGTTTTGATGTTACCATACTGGAGCAGCATACCATCCCCGGCGGTAACTGCACAAGCTGGAAGCGAAATGGCTATTTGTTTGAAGGTGGTCTGCACTGGCTTACCGGGTCCTCACAAAATACTCCGTTACATCAAGTATGGCTCAATATAGGGGCGTTAACCGACGATACCGCCATACATCTAAAGGACATTTTGTACACTTATTACTACAATGGACAGGAGGTCTACCTGTACCGCGATCTAGATAAACTGGAGAAACATTGGTCGACCCTTTCACCAGAAGATGCACCAGCTGTTCAATCATTATGTAGGGATATTAAACTGTTTGGTAAGGTTGGTATGCCCGTACAAGACATCAAGGGCGTTAAGGTACAGATCAAAAATAAAATGTCTTTATCCATGCTGTTTACACTTATCCCTCTTTTCTCTAAGCTGCGCAAGTATGAGAGTCTCTCAGTAAGGGAATTGAGTGAAAAGTTTAAGCACCCCGCTATCCGTACACTGCTTCAGAATATTGTTGGCGAAAACTTAACAGCTTCCGCTCTATTATTCACCCTAGGATGCTTTAGTTCTGGAGACGGCGGTTATGTAGAAGGTGGCTCGTTGCGTATGGCGCTTAATATCGCCAAACGTTTTACAGATTTAGGCGGTAACATTCAGTATACATCACGCGCAGAAAAAGTAATTCTTGCAGAGGGCAAAGCCGTGGGTGTACTGACAAAAGGGCAAATCATCCCAGCAGATGCTGTTATTGTAGCAACTGATACAGTTCGTGCTATTGACAATCTTTTTGATACGCCGCTGCACGAGCCATGGATGGACCAAATGCGCAGCAACGTTAAGTTTATGGCAGATACTTTTATCTGTCTAGGTGTAGAAGCCGATTTATCTAATTTGCCAGAAAATATGTTGTTTTCCTTAGAACAGCCGCTTTCTATTGCCGGCCAAAAACATTCTATTTTTGCATTACACAACTATGCAGCCTATGAGGGCTATGCCCCTAAAGACTGCAGTGCACTAACTACAATTTTTATGGGAGATACGTATAGCTATTGGAAGACACAAAAAGAGAATGGCACATACGAGACCGAAAAACAAAAAGTGGCAGAAGAAGTAATCCGTCTTCTTGAACAAAAACTTCCCCAAACAGCCGGCAAAGTTTCCGTTGTCAATGTAGCTACCCCTCTCACTTATGAGCGCTATTGCGACACTTACCACGGTTCATGGATGACACTTATGGAAAAAGGCGATAAAATGACCACTTACCCGTCTGTTTCAGAAAGTATTCACAATCTCTATTTTGCTGGCCAAAGAATTCAAACACCTGGTGGACTTCCTGTTGCTGCTCATACAGGCCGTAAGGCCATACAATATCTTTGCAAAGACACTAATACTGTGTTCCAAGGACAGCTATAA
- a CDS encoding TetR/AcrR family transcriptional regulator, translated as MDIGLDLFIRRGFVSTKISDIAKQAKMSVGLMFHYFESKEQLYEELIKVGMSGPQMIMSGDHSDPLTFFENAAKQILEYATSESSVAKMFVLMRQAGYNDAAPDSVKAILKSDNTLILSAALIEKGQQDGTLREGNALALALAYWSAIQGVCEALALNPNTPCPASDWIVDIIRRR; from the coding sequence ATGGATATCGGCTTAGACTTATTTATACGAAGGGGTTTTGTGTCTACGAAAATCAGTGATATAGCTAAACAAGCAAAAATGAGCGTCGGTCTTATGTTTCACTATTTCGAATCAAAAGAACAGCTTTATGAGGAACTTATAAAAGTGGGCATGTCAGGTCCACAAATGATTATGTCAGGTGACCACAGCGATCCACTTACCTTTTTTGAAAATGCTGCAAAACAGATTTTGGAATATGCCACCAGTGAGTCGTCTGTTGCAAAAATGTTTGTACTAATGCGTCAAGCGGGATATAACGATGCTGCACCCGATTCTGTAAAGGCAATTCTCAAAAGCGATAATACGCTTATACTCTCAGCAGCACTCATTGAAAAAGGACAGCAAGACGGAACCCTGCGAGAAGGTAATGCTTTGGCCCTCGCACTTGCCTATTGGTCCGCTATACAAGGGGTTTGTGAAGCGCTTGCACTTAACCCTAATACACCTTGTCCCGCAAGCGATTGGATTGTCGATATCATAAGGAGGCGATAG
- the chrA gene encoding chromate efflux transporter, with amino-acid sequence MKGKENLESQNRVRWIAFLKDVLMCSLGAYGGPEAHYGVFTDQMVIKKDYLSEEELVELIALCSILPGPTSTQTIVAIGYKTGGPLLAFLTMLVWALPVLTVMTLLSFLYQFLQGMNISQDGLRYIGPMAVGFIIVAAFHIGRKVVTDKITMLLLLLGGITTYFIREPWIFPLVLIVGGIVSIMTSKEENLWHRVKLNPPWPYLIAFGVFTIGSIVLSVTWDNRIVHLFESFYRYGYLVFGGGQVVVPVMHSELVEVNQFMTNQEFLTGYGLVQGLPGPMFSFSAYAGGMAARGSTALTQVVGAVAGGIGIFLPGLLLIYFIYPIWENLKKIKGIKVSLKGINAVAGGLITVAAIIVMKKSGFVIDNIVVTLLTAGLLLTKKLPAPLIVLIVLIAGFVI; translated from the coding sequence TTGAAAGGTAAAGAAAACTTGGAAAGTCAAAACAGGGTGCGGTGGATAGCTTTTTTAAAAGATGTATTAATGTGCTCTTTGGGAGCTTATGGAGGACCAGAAGCACATTATGGTGTTTTTACAGATCAAATGGTTATCAAGAAAGACTATCTTAGTGAAGAAGAACTCGTTGAACTTATTGCTTTGTGCAGTATTTTGCCAGGACCCACCAGTACACAAACAATTGTAGCTATTGGTTATAAAACGGGCGGACCATTGTTAGCCTTTTTAACCATGCTAGTATGGGCGCTTCCAGTACTTACGGTGATGACACTGCTTTCGTTTTTGTACCAATTCTTACAGGGGATGAATATATCTCAAGATGGACTTCGGTATATTGGTCCAATGGCTGTTGGTTTTATCATTGTAGCGGCATTTCACATTGGCCGCAAAGTAGTAACTGATAAGATTACTATGTTGTTATTACTTCTAGGAGGCATAACGACTTACTTTATACGAGAGCCTTGGATCTTTCCACTCGTTCTAATCGTAGGGGGAATAGTGAGTATTATGACCTCAAAAGAGGAGAATCTATGGCACCGTGTAAAATTGAATCCGCCTTGGCCCTATCTTATTGCTTTTGGGGTTTTTACGATAGGCAGTATTGTTCTGAGCGTTACATGGGATAACCGCATTGTGCATTTATTTGAGAGTTTTTATCGTTATGGGTACTTGGTTTTTGGCGGCGGGCAGGTGGTGGTACCTGTCATGCATAGTGAGCTGGTAGAAGTGAATCAGTTTATGACCAATCAAGAATTTTTGACTGGATATGGACTTGTACAGGGACTGCCAGGACCGATGTTTAGTTTTAGTGCTTATGCAGGGGGAATGGCTGCTAGGGGTAGTACTGCATTAACACAAGTAGTAGGTGCTGTTGCAGGAGGGATAGGCATTTTTTTGCCAGGACTTCTACTAATTTATTTTATTTATCCGATATGGGAAAACCTAAAAAAAATTAAAGGGATAAAAGTTTCTTTAAAAGGTATTAACGCCGTGGCTGGTGGGTTAATTACCGTAGCTGCAATCATTGTAATGAAAAAGAGTGGCTTTGTAATAGATAATATAGTGGTTACACTGCTTACGGCGGGATTATTACTGACAAAAAAGCTACCGGCACCATTGATCGTATTAATAGTTTTAATTGCAGGATTTGTTATATAA
- a CDS encoding protein adenylyltransferase SelO, with amino-acid sequence MTEKKTTTQTGWNLDNSYAHLPQLFFTSLNPTPVHAPKLVILNHPLAESLGFNTRALEGEESIELFAGNRVPEGAWPLAQAYAGHQFGYFTMLGDGRAVLLGEQITPLGERFDIQLKGSGVTPYSRRGDGRAALGPMLREYIISEAMHGLGIATTRSLAVVTTGESVIRETVQPGAILTRVAASHLRVGTFQYASKWGTAQELKDLADYTLQRHFPDVNTDENRYLVLLQEVIKRQAALIAKWQLVGFIHGVMNTDNMAISGETIDYGPCAFMDAYDPETVFSSIDSQGRYAYGNQPNIAVWNLARLAETLLPLLHENQVQAVELAQDAISDFTKLYHRYWMAGMRAKLGIFNEEKQDEALIEDIHSVMQKYRADYTNTFRALTFDRPKDTVLANTPEFDKWHELWLKRLSRQPESIDAAHQLMQNSNPALIPRNHWVEDAIDAAVKRGDYSVMNKLLEVLSKPYAYSAQQADYAALPVPSNCAYRTFCGT; translated from the coding sequence ATGACAGAAAAAAAAACAACAACGCAAACAGGATGGAACTTAGATAACAGTTATGCCCATCTGCCACAATTATTTTTTACCAGCCTCAATCCAACCCCTGTACATGCACCAAAACTGGTCATTCTCAATCATCCATTGGCAGAATCCTTGGGATTTAACACCAGGGCACTGGAAGGCGAAGAGAGCATAGAGTTGTTTGCTGGTAACCGGGTGCCTGAAGGGGCATGGCCACTGGCACAGGCATATGCAGGGCATCAGTTTGGCTATTTTACGATGCTTGGAGATGGTCGTGCTGTGCTGCTAGGTGAACAGATAACGCCTTTGGGTGAGCGGTTTGATATTCAGCTTAAGGGTTCAGGGGTAACACCATATTCCCGTCGGGGAGACGGCCGCGCAGCACTTGGACCGATGCTGCGTGAATACATCATCAGCGAAGCAATGCATGGACTCGGCATTGCCACTACCCGCAGTCTAGCAGTAGTAACAACCGGTGAGTCGGTAATCCGTGAAACTGTACAGCCAGGAGCTATTTTGACCCGGGTAGCTGCCAGTCATCTGCGCGTCGGTACCTTTCAATATGCTTCAAAATGGGGCACTGCCCAGGAACTGAAGGACTTAGCTGATTACACACTGCAAAGACATTTTCCAGACGTTAATACAGATGAGAACCGCTATTTAGTATTGCTTCAGGAAGTGATCAAACGTCAAGCTGCGCTTATTGCTAAATGGCAGCTGGTTGGTTTTATACATGGGGTAATGAACACGGACAATATGGCCATAAGTGGAGAAACCATTGATTATGGGCCTTGCGCCTTTATGGATGCCTATGACCCTGAAACGGTATTTAGTTCCATTGACAGTCAGGGGCGATATGCCTATGGCAATCAGCCAAATATTGCAGTGTGGAATCTTGCTAGATTAGCTGAAACCCTATTGCCGCTGCTGCATGAGAACCAAGTCCAGGCGGTAGAACTAGCACAAGATGCGATTTCAGATTTTACTAAGCTATATCATCGTTACTGGATGGCAGGCATGAGAGCGAAACTTGGAATATTTAATGAGGAAAAGCAGGATGAAGCGCTTATTGAAGATATCCACAGTGTGATGCAAAAGTATCGGGCAGACTATACCAATACCTTCCGCGCATTAACTTTTGATAGACCGAAAGATACGGTTTTAGCTAACACCCCAGAGTTTGATAAGTGGCATGAGTTATGGCTTAAAAGACTTAGCAGGCAGCCCGAATCAATAGACGCTGCACATCAGTTAATGCAGAACAGTAATCCTGCACTTATTCCACGTAATCACTGGGTAGAAGATGCCATAGATGCCGCGGTAAAGCGAGGAGACTACAGCGTAATGAATAAGCTTCTGGAGGTCCTTTCAAAACCCTATGCATATTCTGCCCAGCAAGCGGATTATGCCGCACTGCCTGTACCATCAAACTGCGCTTACCGAACTTTTTGTGGAACATGA
- a CDS encoding helix-turn-helix domain-containing protein, with the protein MSKKKQIVEFRYYEIPNNEMVLALLGEAWRRAYGVGIDTLHFHNFIEIGYCHEGTGEVIVDNQSFRFEPNMFTIIPPNLSHTTYSDKGTEGYWEWMYFDIEKYLNNTYKDDAAFIQKLLTQIYRKALLLHAKDHIVLDNILRNIIREMQTKDTYYQESVKGYMQAFIVELLRLDDHEEKAKRTKQKAVQISAALDYVGENYREEIKISQLADACNMSESHFRRLFLESMNMKPVDYINLIRVQKACELIKKSQISMEDVAYKVGFTTVSTFNRNFKNLVGTSPYQWKQSAENFEGKLLNYKISAQKGW; encoded by the coding sequence GTGAGCAAAAAGAAGCAAATAGTTGAATTTAGATATTACGAAATTCCAAATAATGAAATGGTACTAGCCCTTTTAGGTGAAGCATGGCGAAGAGCATATGGGGTAGGCATCGACACGCTTCATTTTCATAATTTTATTGAAATTGGATATTGCCATGAAGGGACTGGAGAGGTGATTGTTGATAATCAAAGCTTTCGATTTGAGCCTAACATGTTTACTATTATTCCGCCCAATCTGTCTCATACAACATATAGTGATAAGGGGACAGAAGGTTATTGGGAATGGATGTATTTTGATATAGAGAAATATTTGAACAATACGTATAAGGATGATGCAGCTTTTATTCAAAAACTTCTTACTCAGATTTATCGTAAAGCCCTCTTATTACATGCCAAGGATCATATAGTTTTAGATAATATTTTGCGAAATATTATAAGAGAAATGCAGACAAAGGATACGTATTATCAAGAGAGCGTAAAAGGCTATATGCAGGCATTTATTGTAGAACTTTTACGGTTGGATGATCATGAGGAAAAAGCAAAAAGAACAAAACAAAAGGCAGTTCAAATTTCTGCTGCTTTGGACTACGTTGGAGAAAATTATAGGGAGGAAATAAAAATAAGTCAATTGGCAGACGCTTGCAATATGAGTGAAAGTCATTTTAGAAGATTGTTTCTGGAATCGATGAATATGAAGCCGGTGGATTATATTAATCTGATTCGTGTGCAAAAAGCATGTGAGCTTATTAAAAAATCACAGATTTCTATGGAGGATGTTGCTTATAAGGTAGGCTTTACAACAGTATCGACCTTTAATCGAAATTTTAAAAATCTGGTAGGTACTTCTCCCTATCAATGGAAACAGTCGGCAGAGAACTTTGAAGGAAAGCTTTTGAACTATAAGATAAGTGCGCAAAAGGGATGGTAA
- a CDS encoding ABC transporter substrate-binding protein: MKNKIFSLLVAASMALSMAACGQATTPTDSTKAEPAKEAKAETKSGASAEDNTLTVWCWDPAFNIYAMEQAAEVYKKDNPNFVLNVIETPWQDVQTKLTTAAASGDLSTLPDILLMQDNAFQKNVISYPEAFTDITNVGIAFSDFGASKVAYSTVEGKNYGVPFDNGAVIAALRTDVLDKAGFKTSDFTDITWSKFIEQGKVVLEKTGKPLLSAQAGESDLIVMMLQSAGASLFDNEGKPNIVDNKVLENVLTTYKELITSGILVQVNDWDQYIGTLTDGTVAGTINGCWILGSIQTAQDQKGLWEITNMPKLDGVDGATNYSNNGGSSWTVTANCKNVDLAADFLSKTFAGSVAFYETILPKSGALATYIPAGDSEVYGVPQEFFNNQSVYSMITDFASKVPSNNTGVYYYEARDAVATALTNSLSGADLKAELKTAQSTIEFAMQQ, translated from the coding sequence ATGAAAAATAAAATTTTCTCATTATTGGTAGCTGCAAGTATGGCGCTTTCAATGGCAGCTTGCGGTCAAGCTACGACACCTACAGATTCAACAAAGGCTGAACCAGCAAAAGAAGCAAAGGCAGAGACAAAGTCAGGGGCATCAGCTGAGGATAACACATTGACTGTTTGGTGTTGGGATCCTGCATTTAATATTTACGCAATGGAGCAGGCTGCAGAGGTTTACAAAAAAGATAATCCAAACTTTGTTTTAAATGTTATTGAAACACCTTGGCAGGATGTTCAGACAAAACTAACAACAGCTGCAGCATCAGGTGATCTTAGTACGTTGCCAGATATTTTGTTAATGCAGGATAATGCCTTTCAGAAAAATGTCATCAGTTATCCGGAAGCTTTTACTGATATAACAAACGTAGGTATTGCCTTCAGTGATTTTGGGGCATCTAAAGTAGCATATTCTACAGTTGAAGGAAAAAACTATGGGGTTCCTTTTGATAATGGCGCAGTTATTGCTGCTTTAAGAACAGATGTTTTAGATAAAGCAGGTTTTAAAACTAGTGATTTTACAGATATTACATGGTCTAAGTTTATTGAGCAAGGTAAAGTAGTATTAGAAAAAACGGGTAAACCATTGCTTTCTGCACAAGCGGGAGAATCAGATTTAATCGTAATGATGCTTCAGTCAGCGGGAGCTAGCTTGTTTGATAATGAAGGCAAACCTAATATTGTTGATAATAAAGTATTAGAAAATGTACTCACTACATACAAAGAACTGATAACTTCGGGGATTCTAGTTCAAGTCAATGACTGGGATCAATATATTGGCACACTTACAGATGGAACTGTTGCAGGGACAATAAATGGATGCTGGATTTTAGGATCTATTCAAACAGCTCAGGATCAAAAGGGGCTTTGGGAAATCACTAATATGCCTAAGTTAGATGGCGTAGATGGTGCGACTAACTACTCAAACAATGGGGGTTCTAGCTGGACGGTTACAGCTAATTGTAAAAATGTAGACCTTGCAGCAGACTTCTTATCTAAGACATTTGCTGGAAGTGTAGCTTTCTATGAAACAATCCTTCCAAAATCAGGTGCTTTGGCAACTTATATCCCAGCAGGAGACTCGGAGGTTTATGGCGTTCCACAAGAATTCTTTAATAATCAGTCAGTTTACTCAATGATTACAGACTTTGCCTCAAAAGTACCAAGCAATAACACAGGTGTGTACTACTATGAAGCGCGTGATGCTGTAGCTACAGCTTTGACAAATTCACTTTCAGGAGCAGATCTAAAGGCAGAATTAAAAACAGCGCAGTCAACTATTGAGTTTGCAATGCAGCAGTAG
- a CDS encoding carbohydrate ABC transporter permease — protein MSLRNTHNFKKAIKLRQKQNLFGWAVLLPAVLLIASMSFYPMIQALILSFKTGIGAKIRWTGVTNYARMFQDVVFIQAIKNNFTYLIIQVPIMLILALILASMLNDRNLRFRGLFRTAIFLPCATSLVSYAIIFRSLFAVDGLINLVLIKLGILSSGYNFLANASSARAVIILALIWRWTGYNMVFYLAGLQNIEYSVYEAAKIDGASSFQSFWKITVPLLRPTILLTAIMSTNGTLQLFDESVNLTNGGPANATITMSHYIYNISFKYVPNFGYAAAIAYLILILVAILAFVQMKVGDKRD, from the coding sequence ATAAGCCTTCGTAATACGCATAATTTTAAAAAAGCAATAAAACTCAGACAGAAGCAGAATTTATTTGGATGGGCAGTATTATTACCGGCAGTACTTTTAATTGCATCGATGAGTTTTTATCCGATGATTCAAGCGCTGATCCTTTCGTTTAAGACTGGGATTGGCGCCAAGATAAGATGGACGGGTGTTACAAACTATGCACGTATGTTCCAAGACGTGGTATTTATACAAGCAATAAAGAATAACTTTACGTATTTGATCATTCAGGTACCTATCATGCTTATTTTGGCACTTATTCTTGCCTCTATGTTGAATGACAGAAATTTAAGATTCAGAGGATTATTTCGTACAGCCATCTTCTTACCCTGTGCAACATCCTTAGTTTCCTATGCAATTATCTTTCGATCTTTATTTGCGGTAGATGGATTAATTAATTTAGTACTCATCAAACTAGGGATACTCAGCTCGGGATACAACTTTTTAGCTAATGCGAGTAGTGCAAGAGCAGTTATTATTCTCGCTCTTATTTGGAGATGGACGGGATATAACATGGTATTCTATCTGGCCGGACTGCAAAACATTGAGTATTCTGTGTATGAAGCAGCGAAAATAGATGGCGCTTCTTCGTTTCAGTCCTTCTGGAAAATCACAGTACCTTTATTAAGACCAACGATTCTGTTGACGGCAATCATGTCAACGAATGGGACACTGCAGCTCTTTGATGAGTCGGTAAACCTTACAAACGGCGGACCAGCTAATGCAACGATTACCATGTCGCACTATATTTATAATATTTCCTTTAAGTACGTTCCGAACTTTGGATACGCTGCTGCAATTGCCTATCTGATCTTAATATTAGTAGCAATCTTAGCATTTGTTCAGATGAAAGTAGGTGACAAACGTGACTAA
- a CDS encoding carbohydrate ABC transporter permease translates to MLSAATNKSVDVIRGKLIPGMALLDNWKGLLATQNVGGAMVNSFKYAIILTLVSLFICSLAGYGFEIFHTKAKDTVMSVILLAMMVPFAATMIPLFQMFSKAGFLNSTIGFVLPTLSTPFLIMLFRQSARAFPHDIIEAARIDGLNEFQIFYRMFFPTMRSTYAAAMTITFMNAWNNYLWPKVIMTDNKSITMPMLVANLTEGYVTDYGMLMLGVLLCTIPTVIIFFMLQRSFAEGITGAVK, encoded by the coding sequence ATGCTCTCTGCAGCTACAAATAAAAGCGTTGATGTTATAAGGGGTAAGTTGATTCCAGGTATGGCACTTTTAGATAATTGGAAGGGGCTTTTGGCTACGCAAAATGTTGGGGGTGCTATGGTAAATTCGTTTAAGTATGCTATTATCCTGACGTTAGTTTCACTATTTATTTGCTCACTGGCTGGTTATGGATTTGAGATTTTTCACACTAAGGCGAAAGATACTGTGATGTCAGTAATATTGCTTGCTATGATGGTTCCTTTTGCGGCAACGATGATTCCATTATTCCAAATGTTTTCAAAGGCAGGCTTTTTAAATTCGACGATCGGATTTGTTTTGCCTACTCTTTCAACACCGTTTTTAATTATGCTCTTTAGGCAGAGTGCTAGAGCATTTCCCCATGATATTATTGAGGCGGCAAGAATAGATGGGCTCAATGAGTTTCAGATTTTTTACCGTATGTTTTTTCCAACGATGCGTTCAACCTACGCAGCAGCGATGACCATTACTTTTATGAATGCTTGGAATAATTATTTATGGCCAAAGGTTATTATGACAGATAATAAAAGCATTACGATGCCTATGCTGGTTGCCAACCTAACTGAAGGTTATGTAACAGATTATGGAATGCTGATGTTAGGTGTTCTATTATGTACTATTCCAACTGTTATTATTTTCTTTATGCTTCAGAGAAGTTTTGCAGAGGGTATTACCGGTGCAGTAAAATAA